GCGCGCAGCGCGTGCGCGCGAACACCACTTTCGGGATCGCATTGGCATAGACCACGACGATGGCGCCCACCAGCACCCCGCTCAAGCGCTGGCGCATTTCGCCGCTGAAATACGCGGGCGTCAGCCATGCCAGCGCGGCCGAGATCGCGAGAACGAGCGCAGCGCCGAGCAGGCTGCGCAGCGGGGATGCACACTTCATGACGACTCCTTGTTGGAATGGTGTGGAACGTCGGGCCGGCTGGCCTCGGGACGCGAGACGTTCAGGCCGAAGGTTTGTGCGAACGCCAGCAGCGCATCTTCCAGCACCGACATGCGCAGGTGATACGTGATCGTGCGCCCCCGTTTGTCCGCATCGATCAATCCCGCCTCCGCCAGCACCGCGAAGTGGGCCGACATGGTCGGCTTGGAGACGTCGAACAGGGCGGCCAGTTCACCCGCGCCCATCGGTCCGCCCTGCAGGTGCTGGAGCACCGCACGGCGGGTCGGATCGGCTAGGGCCTTGAAAATTTTGCTCATGATTGATTGTTAGCTAAAGATCGAAAAATTGCAAGCGGATTGCCGTGTGGTGTGGCGTCGACGGTGGTTTATTGCGTCCGTGGGTCTTGTAATACGCCGGCTATACTCCAATTGGAGTATGCTGGACGTATATTCACTTCGATTGCATTCCTGGGACTTACATAAATGAAACTCGTCGAGAGCAAGGCGCGACTGCCGGACACCGAAAAAGTCACCATCAACCTCGGACTGGTGGACCTGGCGCAGATGGATCTGCTGGTCGAAGAAGGCTTCTATACCAACCGCACCGACTTCGTCCGCACGGCCATCCGCAAGCAGCTCGAGCGCCACGACGAGGCGATCCGCCAGACCGTGATCCGCAAGCGCTTCGTCATGGGACTGCAGCGCTACACCCGGATCGACCTCGAACAAAGCGTCGCCGCCGGCGAACGCCTGGAAATCCACGTGCTGGGCCTGGCCACCATCGACGACGACGTCACGCCCGAGCTGGCGCAGGCGGCGA
This genomic stretch from Massilia sp. 9096 harbors:
- a CDS encoding metalloregulator ArsR/SmtB family transcription factor, with the translated sequence MSKIFKALADPTRRAVLQHLQGGPMGAGELAALFDVSKPTMSAHFAVLAEAGLIDADKRGRTITYHLRMSVLEDALLAFAQTFGLNVSRPEASRPDVPHHSNKESS
- a CDS encoding CopG family transcriptional regulator; protein product: MKLVESKARLPDTEKVTINLGLVDLAQMDLLVEEGFYTNRTDFVRTAIRKQLERHDEAIRQTVIRKRFVMGLQRYTRIDLEQSVAAGERLEIHVLGLATIDDDVTPELAQAAIASIRVLGAFLAPAPVRAALADRTQP